The Sphingomonas sinipercae genome contains a region encoding:
- a CDS encoding DoxX family protein, which yields MRFTWLSRYEPQIHAILRIISGLLFMEHGTQKFLSFPAGQYAGSGLALDGPGAYAGIIELICGFLIAIGLFTRPAAFLASGTMAVAYWMAHAPQDPFPVNNMGDAAILYCFVFLFLAAAGAGPWSVDNARRDDTPR from the coding sequence ATGCGCTTTACCTGGCTTTCCCGCTACGAACCGCAAATTCACGCGATCCTGCGCATCATCAGCGGGCTCCTCTTCATGGAGCATGGGACTCAGAAGTTCCTGTCCTTCCCGGCCGGCCAATATGCTGGCTCGGGCCTCGCGCTCGACGGGCCGGGTGCTTACGCGGGAATCATCGAGCTAATCTGCGGTTTCCTGATCGCCATCGGCCTGTTCACCCGCCCCGCGGCCTTCCTCGCTTCGGGAACGATGGCGGTCGCTTACTGGATGGCGCACGCCCCGCAGGACCCGTTCCCGGTGAACAACATGGGCGACGCGGCGATCCTGTATTGCTTCGTCTTCCTGTTCCTCGCCGCGGCCGGAGCCGGGCCGTGGAGCGTCGACAATGCCCGGCGTGACGACACGCCTAGGTGA
- the lpdA gene encoding dihydrolipoyl dehydrogenase, which translates to MADQFDVIVLGSGPGGYVAAIRASQLGLKTAIVERELLGGICLNWGCIPTKALLRSAEVFHQMQNAGAYGLSAGGASFDLAKVVQRSRGVAKQLNQGVTHLMKKNKIDVHMGQGKLAGKGKLTVTAEGKSSELQAKHIIVATGARARELPFAKADGKRIWTYRTAMTPPEMPTELLVIGSGAIGIEFASFYSDLGAKVTVVEMLDRVVPVEDSEVSDFLAKQLKKQGMTLLTKAGVESLKADGTGVAATIKTSDGKAAEHRFSHAIVAVGIVPNIENIGVEELGLKTTKGHIDTDEHCRTNVPGVWAIGDVTAPPWLAHKASHEGVIAAEAIAKELGNTDAHPHAMDARNIPGCTYCRPQVASVGYTEAAAKAAGFEVKVGKFPFIGNGKAIALGEPEGFIKTVFDAKTGELLGAHMVGAEVTELIHGYTLGKTAELVEQDFFQTVYPHPTLSEMLHESALMAYGRVIHV; encoded by the coding sequence ATGGCCGACCAGTTTGACGTGATTGTCCTTGGGTCGGGGCCGGGCGGATATGTCGCGGCGATCAGAGCGTCGCAGCTGGGCTTGAAGACCGCGATCGTCGAGCGGGAGCTGCTCGGCGGTATTTGCCTTAACTGGGGCTGCATTCCGACCAAGGCATTGCTGCGGTCGGCCGAAGTGTTTCACCAGATGCAAAATGCGGGTGCTTACGGGCTGTCGGCAGGGGGCGCGAGCTTCGACCTGGCCAAGGTCGTCCAGCGCAGCCGGGGCGTTGCCAAGCAGCTCAATCAGGGCGTCACGCACCTGATGAAGAAGAACAAGATTGACGTCCACATGGGTCAGGGCAAGCTGGCCGGGAAGGGCAAGCTGACGGTCACCGCCGAGGGCAAGTCGAGCGAGCTCCAGGCCAAGCATATTATCGTCGCGACGGGCGCGCGGGCGCGCGAGCTGCCGTTTGCAAAGGCCGACGGGAAGCGCATCTGGACCTATCGCACCGCGATGACCCCGCCGGAAATGCCGACCGAATTGCTGGTCATCGGATCCGGCGCGATCGGGATCGAATTCGCCAGCTTCTACAGCGACCTGGGCGCCAAGGTTACGGTGGTCGAAATGCTCGACCGGGTCGTCCCGGTCGAGGATAGCGAGGTTAGCGACTTCCTCGCCAAGCAGCTCAAGAAGCAGGGCATGACCCTGCTGACCAAGGCCGGCGTCGAAAGCCTAAAGGCCGATGGGACCGGGGTCGCGGCGACGATCAAGACCAGCGACGGCAAGGCCGCCGAGCACCGCTTCAGCCATGCCATCGTTGCCGTCGGGATCGTTCCCAACATCGAGAATATCGGGGTTGAGGAGCTCGGCCTGAAGACCACGAAGGGCCACATCGACACCGACGAGCATTGTCGGACCAACGTCCCGGGCGTGTGGGCCATCGGCGACGTTACCGCACCGCCCTGGCTTGCCCACAAGGCCAGCCACGAAGGCGTGATCGCGGCGGAGGCCATCGCGAAGGAATTGGGCAACACGGACGCGCATCCGCACGCGATGGATGCCAGGAATATCCCCGGCTGCACCTATTGCCGCCCGCAGGTGGCGTCGGTCGGTTACACCGAAGCCGCGGCCAAGGCGGCGGGCTTCGAGGTAAAGGTCGGCAAGTTCCCGTTTATCGGCAACGGCAAGGCCATCGCCTTGGGCGAGCCGGAAGGCTTCATTAAGACGGTGTTCGACGCCAAAACCGGCGAGTTGCTTGGCGCACATATGGTCGGGGCGGAGGTGACGGAGCTCATTCACGGCTACACCCTCGGCAAGACGGCGGAGCTGGTCGAACAGGACTTCTTCCAGACCGTCTATCCACACCCGACGCTAAGCGAAATGCTGCACGAAAGCGCGCTGATGGCGTACGGCCGAGTCATTCACGTTTGA
- a CDS encoding replicative DNA helicase, which produces MAEIVRIAGAAEPVAPSLPQNVEAEAALLGAMMIDNRLVEDIGLKLKSHHFFEPLHGRIYDSILRLTDKNMVANPVTLRPMFDGDEAMKEVGGAAYLAQLTGSGAAIIGAKDFAQQIYDLALLRALIGVGRELVESALDTSEEVAPLEQIEKAETELYKVAEEGGAEGKAKSFAEATKTALQTAERALNSGGHLSGITTGLDSINAKIGGLHKSDLIIVAGRPGMGKSSLATNWAFAAAQRFLRDSEDGIEPGKGAGAPVALFSLEMSADQLATRILAEQSGISSESLRMGKISQQEFRSLARAAGELESLPLYIDDTPGLTIAALRARARRLKRQKNIGVVIVDYLQLLQGTGRGGASENRVQEISEISRGLKQLAKELDVPVIALSQLSRAVEQREDKRPQLSDLRESGSIEQDADMVMFIYREDYYLASRQPADDHPDFPAWQEEMGRVYGLAELIVAKQRHGATGKVRMKFDARITRFSDLVEDAYLPEQRG; this is translated from the coding sequence ATGGCAGAAATCGTACGTATCGCTGGGGCCGCCGAGCCCGTCGCACCATCCCTTCCGCAGAATGTCGAGGCGGAGGCGGCGCTGCTTGGCGCAATGATGATCGACAACCGGCTGGTCGAGGATATCGGCCTTAAGCTGAAGTCGCATCATTTCTTTGAGCCGCTGCACGGCCGTATCTACGATTCGATTCTTCGGCTGACCGACAAGAATATGGTCGCCAACCCGGTCACCCTGCGGCCGATGTTCGATGGCGACGAAGCGATGAAGGAGGTCGGGGGCGCGGCTTACCTGGCGCAGCTCACCGGCTCCGGCGCGGCCATCATCGGCGCCAAGGATTTCGCCCAGCAGATCTACGACCTGGCGCTGCTTCGCGCGCTCATCGGGGTTGGCCGCGAACTGGTCGAAAGCGCGCTCGACACCAGCGAGGAAGTGGCCCCGCTCGAGCAGATCGAGAAAGCCGAAACCGAACTTTACAAGGTCGCCGAAGAGGGTGGCGCGGAAGGTAAGGCCAAGTCCTTCGCCGAAGCCACCAAGACCGCACTTCAGACGGCCGAGCGCGCGCTTAACAGCGGCGGCCACCTGTCGGGCATCACCACCGGCCTCGACAGCATCAACGCCAAGATCGGCGGCCTGCACAAGTCCGACCTTATCATCGTCGCCGGCCGACCGGGCATGGGCAAGAGCTCGCTTGCCACCAACTGGGCGTTTGCGGCGGCGCAGCGCTTCCTTCGCGATTCCGAAGACGGGATCGAGCCGGGCAAGGGCGCCGGTGCCCCGGTCGCGCTTTTCAGCCTCGAAATGTCGGCCGACCAGCTGGCGACGCGTATCCTTGCCGAGCAGTCGGGGATCAGTTCCGAGAGCCTGCGCATGGGCAAGATCAGCCAGCAGGAATTCCGCTCGCTTGCCCGGGCCGCCGGAGAGCTTGAGAGCCTTCCACTGTACATCGACGACACGCCCGGCCTGACGATCGCGGCGCTTCGCGCCCGCGCCCGCCGGCTGAAGCGGCAGAAGAACATCGGCGTGGTCATCGTCGATTACCTGCAACTGCTCCAAGGCACCGGTCGCGGCGGTGCAAGCGAGAACCGAGTGCAGGAAATCTCGGAGATCAGCCGTGGCCTCAAGCAGCTGGCGAAAGAGCTCGACGTTCCGGTCATCGCGCTGTCGCAGCTCAGCCGCGCGGTCGAACAGCGCGAAGACAAGCGCCCGCAGCTTTCGGACCTGCGCGAATCGGGCTCGATCGAGCAGGACGCGGACATGGTCATGTTCATCTATCGCGAGGATTATTACCTCGCTTCCCGCCAGCCCGCCGATGATCACCCGGACTTCCCGGCCTGGCAGGAGGAGATGGGCCGGGTCTACGGCCTCGCCGAACTGATTGTCGCCAAGCAGCGGCACGGCGCCACCGGCAAGGTGCGGATGAAGTTCGATGCCCGCATCACCCGGTTCAGCGACCTGGTTGAAGATGCCTATCTGCCGGAGCAGCGCGGCTAG
- the dcd gene encoding dCTP deaminase, which translates to MAILSDRWIREQAQNHAMIEPFVEGQRRDGCISYGLSSYGYDARVSDDFKIFTNVDSAIVDPKDFAANSFVDRKTDVCVIPPNSFALARTVEYFRVPRDVLVICLGKSTYARCGIIVNVTPLEPGWEGHVTLEFSNTTPLPAKVYANEGACQFLFLQGNEPCEISYADRAGKYMGQRGVTLPRL; encoded by the coding sequence ATGGCCATTCTTTCCGACCGCTGGATTCGCGAACAGGCGCAAAACCACGCGATGATCGAGCCCTTCGTCGAGGGACAGCGCCGCGACGGCTGCATCAGCTACGGCCTGTCCTCCTATGGGTACGACGCGCGCGTGTCCGATGATTTCAAGATTTTCACCAACGTCGACAGCGCCATCGTCGACCCCAAGGATTTCGCCGCCAACAGCTTCGTCGACCGCAAGACCGACGTATGCGTCATTCCGCCCAACAGCTTCGCCCTGGCGCGGACGGTCGAGTATTTCCGGGTGCCGCGCGACGTGCTCGTCATCTGCCTTGGCAAGTCGACCTATGCGCGCTGCGGAATCATCGTCAACGTCACGCCGCTGGAGCCCGGCTGGGAAGGCCATGTGACGCTGGAATTTTCCAACACCACCCCGTTGCCCGCCAAGGTGTATGCGAATGAAGGCGCGTGCCAGTTCCTGTTCCTGCAGGGCAACGAGCCGTGCGAGATCAGCTACGCCGACCGTGCCGGCAAATATATGGGCCAGCGGGGCGTGACGCTGCCCCGGCTGTGA
- the kynU gene encoding kynureninase, which produces MTPHDARALDRGDPLAFAKDRFRLPAGKTYLDGNSLGALPVATAVRVGETIRHQWGDDLIASWTGHDWIEAPFRVAAKLAPIVGARDGELLIADSTSVCLFKLLTAAVRARPDRRVIVTDAANFPTDLYVIEGAASLLGCEVRRVPAGGIADAIDADVAVVTLTHVDYRSGAKYDMAAVNAAAKAAGALTLWDLSHSAGAVELDLNGSGCDLAVGCGYKYFNGGPGAPAFLFVAEELQKELHSPLQGWMGHADPFAFSASYQPADGIGQYLTGTPSVLALAALDCGLDTFSGILMSAVAAKSRALSQLFIEEVERGCGDKVELAGPREPDARGSHVSFAHPHGYAVMQALIDGGVIGDFRAPNLIRFGFAPLYNSYAEVVRAAELLTEILNSASWDQPRFHARLKVT; this is translated from the coding sequence GTGACCCCGCACGACGCCCGCGCGCTCGACCGCGGCGATCCGCTCGCATTCGCGAAAGACCGCTTCCGCCTCCCGGCCGGCAAAACCTATCTCGACGGCAATTCGCTGGGCGCCCTGCCGGTCGCGACGGCCGTCCGCGTCGGCGAGACGATCCGCCACCAATGGGGCGACGACCTGATCGCCAGCTGGACCGGGCACGACTGGATCGAAGCGCCGTTCCGGGTCGCCGCGAAGCTGGCGCCCATCGTCGGCGCCAGGGACGGCGAATTGCTGATCGCCGATTCGACCTCAGTGTGCCTGTTCAAGTTGCTCACCGCAGCCGTTCGAGCGCGACCCGACCGCCGGGTGATCGTCACCGACGCCGCCAATTTCCCGACCGACCTTTACGTGATTGAGGGCGCTGCAAGCCTGCTCGGCTGTGAAGTGCGGCGCGTGCCCGCGGGCGGCATTGCGGATGCCATCGATGCGGACGTCGCCGTCGTCACGCTCACGCACGTCGATTATCGCAGCGGCGCCAAGTACGACATGGCTGCAGTCAACGCAGCCGCAAAGGCGGCCGGCGCGCTCACCTTGTGGGACCTCTCGCACAGCGCCGGCGCGGTCGAACTCGACCTCAACGGCAGCGGCTGCGACCTCGCCGTTGGCTGCGGCTATAAATATTTCAACGGCGGTCCCGGCGCGCCTGCCTTCCTGTTCGTCGCCGAGGAACTGCAAAAGGAGCTGCATTCGCCGCTCCAGGGCTGGATGGGCCATGCCGATCCGTTTGCGTTCAGCGCATCCTACCAGCCCGCCGATGGCATCGGCCAGTACCTGACCGGCACTCCGTCGGTCCTGGCGCTTGCCGCGCTTGACTGCGGACTCGACACCTTTTCCGGGATCCTAATGTCCGCCGTCGCGGCCAAGTCACGCGCGCTGTCACAGCTGTTTATCGAGGAGGTCGAGCGCGGTTGCGGGGACAAGGTCGAACTGGCCGGCCCGCGCGAACCTGACGCACGCGGCAGCCACGTCAGCTTTGCCCACCCGCACGGCTACGCGGTCATGCAGGCCCTGATCGATGGCGGCGTCATCGGCGACTTCCGCGCGCCGAACCTGATCCGCTTTGGCTTCGCGCCGCTCTACAACAGTTATGCCGAAGTCGTTCGCGCGGCCGAATTGCTGACCGAAATCCTCAACTCAGCCAGCTGGGACCAGCCGCGCTTCCACGCTCGGCTGAAAGTCACCTAG